Proteins encoded together in one Lysinibacter cavernae window:
- a CDS encoding FKBP-type peptidyl-prolyl cis-trans isomerase has protein sequence MKLRALPALIGAVALTVSLAGCSSTNIDSLAKEAKCEPTPAGKISDAAKVTGDFGKTVTLKVDKASKITESQRTINTLGDGKMLVDGNHVSANVTMFSPEGESGGEPTPISLTLAKDSNFEALLDAATCAPVGSRVTVAFPAKQYFGEGGAAQQGLNDDDALFLVVDLMDAGQSLKKADIKDNFPTVKENKDGVPIVTLPKGDPSDELEIRTIEKGDGDVVGEGDTVKVNYQGSIWRDGFIFDDSWKRGSPAEFATTGVVEGFGKALVGQKVGSRVVVVIPPKYGYVASDTNPDGGNAGAGILPDDTMVFVIDIEGVTPAAAAQ, from the coding sequence GTGAAGCTTCGAGCTCTCCCTGCGCTCATCGGCGCTGTTGCCCTGACCGTGTCCCTTGCCGGATGTTCGTCAACGAATATTGACTCGCTCGCCAAAGAGGCAAAATGCGAGCCGACTCCTGCCGGCAAGATTAGTGATGCCGCAAAGGTCACGGGCGACTTTGGCAAGACCGTCACGCTCAAGGTCGACAAGGCCAGCAAGATCACCGAATCGCAGCGGACAATCAACACGCTTGGCGACGGCAAGATGCTCGTTGACGGCAATCACGTGAGTGCAAATGTCACGATGTTTTCGCCAGAGGGCGAATCTGGCGGAGAGCCAACCCCAATTTCGCTTACGCTTGCCAAAGACTCAAACTTCGAGGCGCTCCTCGACGCGGCAACTTGCGCCCCCGTTGGCAGCCGGGTGACCGTGGCCTTCCCCGCGAAGCAGTACTTCGGAGAGGGCGGTGCGGCTCAGCAGGGTCTGAACGATGATGACGCGCTGTTCTTGGTTGTCGACCTGATGGATGCCGGCCAGTCGCTCAAGAAGGCCGATATCAAAGACAATTTCCCAACCGTCAAGGAAAACAAAGACGGCGTTCCGATCGTGACTTTGCCAAAGGGCGATCCCTCTGACGAGCTCGAAATTCGCACGATTGAAAAGGGCGACGGCGATGTGGTCGGCGAAGGCGACACCGTCAAGGTTAACTACCAGGGCTCGATCTGGCGCGACGGATTCATCTTCGACGACAGCTGGAAGCGAGGCTCGCCCGCCGAGTTCGCGACCACGGGCGTTGTTGAAGGATTTGGCAAGGCGCTTGTCGGCCAGAAGGTTGGCTCCCGCGTGGTCGTCGTCATTCCGCCTAAATACGGTTACGTCGCGAGCGACACAAACCCCGATGGCGGAAACGCAGGCGCGGGCATCCTGCCAGACGACACGATGGTCTTTGTGATCGACATCGAGGGCGTTACCCCGGCAGCAGCCGCCCAGTAA
- a CDS encoding ATP-binding cassette domain-containing protein, giving the protein MTGFAVSATNLGITYGRSHSATIGLAEATVRFEANGIHGLIGAANTGKSSLLSLIAGHRLPTTGGVTVDGEAPFENARLTPRTYLVRKQGDLLLDQRLSTNVRLHTSLRQGFDQHYAYQLLNDFEIDPSQKMMRIPLAKRRLAAALLGLASRAPLTMFDDVVETMTTPVRKQFYDELLRDTVGTPRTFILAGSSIDESERMLTSVTLLRNNRVLLSEETARIRTIGTSIRGPRLAVAEIENRFAQSRVLSKTIVGESAEVHILGEIDLETGMRASQLNLERQPLPLEELVTYLADRRVQLPPSGPGTPARGADPTTTEPTRGADAAAAKETNE; this is encoded by the coding sequence ATGACCGGATTCGCCGTGAGCGCGACCAACCTTGGCATCACCTACGGGCGCAGCCACTCCGCAACCATCGGCCTAGCCGAGGCAACCGTGCGGTTCGAGGCCAACGGCATCCACGGGCTCATCGGGGCAGCAAACACGGGAAAAAGCTCGCTGCTGTCTCTCATTGCCGGCCACCGCCTTCCCACAACCGGCGGCGTCACGGTGGATGGCGAAGCGCCCTTCGAAAACGCCAGGCTCACCCCACGCACCTACCTCGTACGAAAGCAGGGTGACCTGCTGCTCGATCAGCGACTGAGCACCAACGTTCGGCTCCACACGAGCCTTCGACAAGGCTTCGACCAGCACTACGCGTACCAGCTGCTCAACGATTTTGAGATCGACCCCTCGCAGAAAATGATGCGGATCCCCCTCGCAAAACGACGACTCGCGGCCGCCCTGCTCGGGCTGGCAAGCCGCGCGCCGCTCACCATGTTTGACGACGTGGTCGAAACGATGACCACGCCGGTTCGCAAACAGTTCTACGACGAGCTGCTGCGCGACACGGTTGGCACCCCCCGCACATTCATCCTCGCGGGCAGCTCAATTGACGAGTCGGAGCGGATGCTCACGAGCGTCACCCTCCTCCGCAATAATCGGGTGTTGCTGAGCGAGGAAACGGCGCGCATCCGAACCATCGGAACGTCGATTCGCGGGCCGAGGCTGGCCGTCGCCGAAATCGAAAACCGTTTTGCGCAGTCGCGCGTGCTCTCCAAGACCATCGTTGGCGAATCGGCAGAGGTGCACATTCTTGGCGAGATCGATCTCGAGACGGGGATGCGCGCAAGCCAGCTCAACCTCGAACGTCAACCACTCCCCCTTGAAGAACTCGTCACCTACCTCGCCGACCGCAGGGTTCAGCTGCCGCCATCCGGCCCTGGCACGCCAGCACGCGGCGCAGACCCAACAACCACAGAGCCAACGCGCGGAGCAGACGCTGCTGCAGCCAAGGAGACAAACGAATGA
- a CDS encoding M50 family metallopeptidase yields MLLYILGVVIIVVGLGVSIGLHEIGHLVPAKLFGVKVTQYMIGFGKSIWKKRKGETEYGIKMIPLGGYISMIGMYPPTKPGEEARESTTGFLNSVVTEGTKSVHHGSEDGHSAAITSLREAIEADPKLAEALRPEGLHVETHDQGEADIVLTGDDAPAKANYIASMVEEARQASAETIGEGEDSRAFYRLPVWKRIIIMAGGPVMNLLLAILLYAILLVGIGMPQSSITVGSVSECIRPATNASQAPCGPDDVAAPGAAAGLLPGDTFVSINGKPISEWDQIRDTISDSPGTALDVVVLRDGTEESLTMTPVLNERAVANDDGTIATDANGNTITEEVGMVGMSPTSELVRQPVTAVLPQVGDNIGKVVHMIVNLPSRMVDIWNAAFGSEERDPNGPMSVVGVGRVAGEIASLDTVPFVAKAQALIGMLASLNVMLFIFNLIPLMPLDGGHIIAAVYERIRRTLAKIFKRPDPGPVDAAKMVPITFGVVLIMGAMTLLLVYADIVKPVNLFG; encoded by the coding sequence GTGCTGCTATACATTTTGGGCGTCGTCATCATCGTCGTCGGCCTCGGCGTCTCTATCGGTCTGCACGAGATTGGGCACCTGGTTCCCGCAAAGCTCTTTGGCGTTAAGGTCACGCAGTACATGATCGGCTTTGGTAAGTCGATCTGGAAGAAGCGAAAAGGCGAAACCGAGTACGGCATCAAGATGATCCCGCTCGGTGGATACATTTCGATGATTGGTATGTACCCGCCAACCAAGCCCGGCGAAGAGGCAAGGGAATCCACCACCGGTTTCCTCAACTCGGTCGTCACCGAGGGCACCAAATCCGTGCACCACGGCTCCGAAGATGGCCACAGTGCAGCGATTACGTCGCTGCGCGAAGCGATCGAAGCCGACCCAAAGCTTGCGGAGGCGCTTCGCCCAGAGGGCCTGCACGTCGAAACCCATGACCAAGGCGAGGCAGACATTGTCCTCACCGGCGACGACGCCCCGGCAAAAGCAAACTACATCGCCTCGATGGTTGAGGAGGCCCGACAGGCAAGCGCCGAGACCATCGGTGAGGGCGAGGACAGCCGCGCGTTCTATCGCCTCCCCGTCTGGAAGCGCATCATCATCATGGCCGGCGGCCCCGTCATGAACCTGCTGCTTGCTATTTTGCTCTACGCCATCCTGCTGGTTGGCATCGGGATGCCACAATCGAGCATCACCGTCGGCAGCGTCAGTGAGTGTATCCGCCCGGCAACAAACGCCAGCCAGGCCCCGTGTGGGCCTGACGACGTGGCTGCGCCGGGTGCAGCGGCCGGACTCCTTCCTGGCGACACCTTTGTGAGCATCAACGGCAAGCCCATCAGCGAATGGGACCAGATCCGCGACACGATCAGCGACTCGCCCGGTACGGCGCTCGACGTTGTTGTGCTTCGTGACGGTACAGAAGAATCCTTGACCATGACGCCGGTGCTCAACGAGCGCGCGGTCGCCAACGATGACGGTACGATCGCAACCGACGCCAACGGCAACACGATCACGGAAGAAGTCGGCATGGTTGGGATGTCGCCAACCAGCGAACTCGTGCGGCAGCCGGTCACTGCGGTCTTGCCCCAGGTTGGCGACAACATCGGCAAGGTTGTGCACATGATCGTCAACCTGCCGTCTCGGATGGTAGACATTTGGAATGCGGCCTTCGGCTCGGAGGAACGCGACCCCAACGGCCCGATGAGCGTTGTTGGTGTCGGACGCGTGGCAGGCGAAATCGCGAGCCTCGACACGGTTCCCTTTGTGGCTAAGGCCCAGGCACTCATCGGGATGCTCGCCTCGCTCAACGTCATGCTCTTCATCTTCAACCTCATCCCGCTTATGCCGCTTGACGGGGGCCACATCATCGCGGCCGTGTATGAGCGCATCCGACGCACCCTCGCGAAGATCTTCAAGCGCCCG
- a CDS encoding bifunctional 2-methylcitrate synthase/citrate synthase, with protein MNDEVQIHKGLAGVVVDYTAISKVNPESNSLLYRGYPVQELAAKCSFEEVAWLLWNGELPTASELLTFTRTERSQRALDPVVKQAIDLLPLTAHPMDVVRTAVSTVGARDAAADDASWEANLAKAASLFAQLPAMIAYDQRRRRGQDLVPPRDDLDYSENFLWMTFGELPSAAAIEVFKVSMVLYAEHSFNASTFTARVITSTTADLYSAVTGAIGALKGALHGGANEAVMHTFDEIGTADKAEQWLDDALASKRKIMGFGHRVYKHGDSRVPTMKAALDVLIAESGRTDLGELYDALESAMTERKGILPNLDYPSGPAYHLLGFDTNIFTPLFVASRITGWTAHIMEQQASNSLIRPLSAYNGVDERHLS; from the coding sequence ATGAACGATGAAGTACAGATCCACAAAGGCCTCGCGGGGGTAGTTGTTGACTACACCGCGATCTCGAAGGTCAACCCGGAGAGCAACTCCCTGCTCTATCGCGGGTATCCCGTGCAGGAGCTTGCCGCAAAATGCTCCTTTGAGGAGGTTGCTTGGCTGCTTTGGAACGGTGAGTTGCCAACCGCATCCGAACTGCTCACCTTCACGCGGACCGAGCGTTCCCAGCGGGCCCTCGACCCCGTCGTCAAGCAAGCTATCGACCTGTTGCCGCTCACCGCGCATCCGATGGATGTTGTACGCACCGCGGTGAGCACGGTTGGTGCGCGCGATGCCGCGGCAGACGACGCCTCATGGGAAGCCAACCTCGCCAAGGCGGCTTCGCTCTTTGCCCAGCTGCCGGCCATGATCGCGTACGATCAGCGCCGGCGAAGGGGGCAAGACCTTGTGCCGCCGCGCGACGACCTTGACTATTCCGAGAATTTCCTCTGGATGACCTTTGGCGAGCTGCCGTCTGCGGCGGCCATCGAGGTGTTCAAGGTATCGATGGTGCTCTACGCCGAGCACTCCTTCAACGCCTCAACGTTTACCGCTCGCGTCATTACCTCGACAACAGCCGACCTCTACTCGGCGGTGACGGGCGCGATTGGCGCGCTCAAGGGCGCGCTGCATGGCGGAGCCAACGAAGCGGTCATGCACACCTTCGACGAAATCGGTACGGCGGATAAGGCGGAGCAGTGGCTTGACGACGCCCTCGCGTCAAAACGAAAGATTATGGGTTTTGGCCACCGCGTGTATAAGCATGGTGATTCTCGCGTGCCGACGATGAAGGCCGCTCTCGACGTGCTCATCGCCGAGTCAGGACGAACCGATCTTGGCGAACTCTACGACGCGCTTGAGTCGGCGATGACCGAGCGGAAAGGCATCCTGCCGAACCTGGATTACCCGTCGGGTCCGGCCTATCACCTGCTGGGGTTCGACACGAATATCTTCACGCCGCTGTTCGTGGCGAGCCGGATTACCGGTTGGACAGCGCACATTATGGAGCAGCAGGCGAGCAACTCGCTTATCCGCCCGCTTTCTGCCTATAACGGGGTGGACGAGCGGCACCTGTCGTAG
- a CDS encoding GntR family transcriptional regulator, protein MRASDKAYALLRDEIVTWSLAPGTVLAEVEQASKLGVSRTPLREALSRLVADGLVAPQEGRGLIVTEVSVDGITELFELRQALEQQAARAAAIRRDPAVFANLRDEFLTVPELLRTDDESRHAYFDLVRRLDEALDTAAANPYLVQAIGNVRTHLVRLRRLAADNTQRLLDAAFEHRMIVEAVYEGDPELAASATHLHLRNSLRNTLALVGPKLNTQ, encoded by the coding sequence ATGCGAGCGAGCGATAAGGCATATGCGCTGCTTCGTGACGAAATCGTCACGTGGTCGCTTGCTCCCGGCACCGTGCTTGCCGAGGTTGAGCAGGCCTCAAAGCTTGGCGTATCCAGAACCCCGCTCCGCGAAGCTCTGTCTCGGCTGGTCGCCGATGGGCTTGTAGCCCCCCAAGAGGGCAGAGGACTCATTGTTACCGAGGTATCGGTTGACGGCATTACCGAACTGTTCGAACTGCGCCAGGCGCTTGAGCAGCAGGCGGCGCGGGCGGCGGCCATTCGCAGAGACCCAGCCGTCTTTGCGAACCTGCGCGACGAGTTTCTCACGGTGCCAGAGCTGTTGCGCACCGACGACGAATCGAGGCATGCCTATTTTGATCTCGTGCGCCGGCTCGACGAGGCGCTCGACACCGCGGCTGCAAACCCCTACCTCGTGCAGGCAATTGGCAACGTCCGCACGCACCTCGTCCGTTTGCGCCGCCTCGCGGCCGATAATACTCAGCGCCTGCTCGACGCCGCATTTGAGCACCGGATGATCGTGGAAGCGGTCTACGAGGGCGACCCCGAACTCGCGGCGAGCGCCACCCACCTGCACCTGCGAAATAGCCTCCGCAACACCCTCGCCCTTGTGGGCCCCAAACTCAACACCCAATAA
- the dxr gene encoding 1-deoxy-D-xylulose-5-phosphate reductoisomerase, translated as MRRIIILGSTGSIGRQALEVIAANPDRFEVVGLSAGSNREAMDAQAEAFGIEFTALGAEESQQLVRDVEADVVLNAITGSVGLGPTLAALETGATLALANKESLIVGGDLVTKLAKPGQLVPVDSEHSAIAQALRSGEHHEVRRLVLTASGGPFRGRSRESLASVTPQEALAHPTWDMGRVITTNSSTLVNKGLEVIEAHLLFGVSYDRIDVVVHPQSYVHSMVEFVDGSTIAQASPPSMKIPIALGLDWPHRVGGVGAPIDWTVASEWTFEPVDNEAFPALLLAKQVGMAGGTYPAVYNAANEQAVDAFHDGRIGYLDILDIVERVVDQHEAPSDGLTLESLAEAERWARARADSLTL; from the coding sequence ATGCGTCGAATCATCATCCTTGGGTCCACCGGTTCTATCGGTCGCCAAGCCCTCGAAGTCATTGCGGCAAACCCGGACCGGTTTGAGGTTGTTGGCCTGTCGGCCGGCAGCAATCGAGAGGCGATGGATGCCCAAGCAGAAGCGTTTGGCATCGAGTTCACGGCCCTCGGCGCCGAAGAATCGCAGCAACTGGTCCGCGACGTCGAGGCGGATGTTGTACTCAACGCCATTACCGGCTCGGTTGGTCTCGGGCCGACGCTCGCGGCGCTTGAGACCGGAGCGACGCTCGCACTTGCGAATAAGGAATCGCTTATTGTTGGGGGAGACCTCGTCACGAAGCTCGCAAAACCCGGGCAACTTGTTCCGGTCGATTCTGAGCACTCTGCCATCGCGCAGGCCCTGCGTTCTGGTGAGCACCACGAGGTGCGCAGGCTTGTCCTTACCGCGTCGGGCGGACCGTTCCGTGGGCGAAGCCGCGAATCGCTTGCTTCGGTGACTCCGCAGGAGGCGCTCGCGCATCCAACGTGGGATATGGGCAGGGTCATTACGACCAACTCGTCCACCCTCGTCAATAAGGGTCTCGAAGTGATCGAAGCCCACCTGCTGTTTGGCGTTTCATACGACCGGATTGATGTGGTCGTTCATCCGCAGTCGTACGTGCACTCGATGGTCGAGTTCGTCGATGGGTCGACCATCGCGCAGGCTTCGCCGCCGAGCATGAAGATCCCGATCGCTCTTGGTCTCGACTGGCCTCATCGGGTTGGTGGCGTTGGGGCCCCGATCGATTGGACCGTCGCCTCTGAGTGGACGTTTGAGCCGGTAGACAATGAGGCGTTCCCCGCGCTCTTGCTGGCTAAACAGGTAGGCATGGCGGGCGGAACGTACCCTGCCGTTTATAACGCTGCCAACGAGCAGGCTGTTGACGCGTTCCACGACGGCCGCATCGGCTATCTTGACATCCTTGACATCGTTGAGCGGGTCGTTGACCAGCACGAGGCGCCGTCAGATGGTCTCACCCTTGAATCCCTTGCCGAAGCCGAGCGCTGGGCACGGGCACGCGCCGATTCCCTGACCCTGTAA
- a CDS encoding GNAT family N-acetyltransferase, with amino-acid sequence MLEEEYQKRRVLPRHLRQTPEPEGEFSFELRDAVEADLPYVREIYNYYVTNSTVTFDEEPMSLAAWKSKFAHLQKLGMPFIVATAPNGQLHGYALVQPWKDKSAYRFTVENSVYLAPAATGKGLGRVLMVELIERSRDAGLKQMIAVIADRGAESSLRIHSTLGFEETGRMGKVGYKFERWLGIITMQLSLKKWTRPS; translated from the coding sequence ATGCTCGAAGAGGAATACCAGAAGCGCCGCGTGCTGCCGCGCCACCTGAGGCAAACGCCCGAACCAGAAGGCGAGTTCTCGTTTGAGCTCCGCGACGCGGTCGAAGCCGACCTTCCGTATGTGCGCGAGATCTACAACTACTACGTCACCAACAGCACCGTGACGTTTGATGAAGAGCCGATGTCGCTCGCCGCGTGGAAATCCAAGTTTGCGCATCTCCAGAAGCTCGGCATGCCGTTCATCGTGGCCACGGCACCAAACGGGCAGCTGCACGGCTACGCGCTCGTGCAGCCGTGGAAAGACAAGTCTGCGTACCGGTTTACGGTCGAGAACTCCGTGTACCTCGCTCCCGCAGCGACAGGCAAAGGCCTCGGTCGTGTGCTCATGGTTGAGCTCATCGAGCGGTCGAGGGATGCTGGGCTCAAGCAGATGATCGCCGTGATCGCCGACCGTGGCGCCGAGTCTTCGCTGCGCATCCACTCGACCCTCGGATTCGAGGAAACCGGCCGCATGGGTAAGGTCGGCTACAAGTTTGAGCGCTGGCTTGGCATTATCACGATGCAGCTGAGCCTCAAGAAGTGGACTCGCCCGAGCTAG
- the prpB gene encoding methylisocitrate lyase, which yields MLYASLTAAEKRANFRAELATGKLLRIPGAFNPLSARLIERKGFDGVYISGAVLSADLGLPDIGLTTLTEVAGRSQQIARMTNLPALVDADTGFGEPMNVARTVQTLEDAGVAGLHIEDQVNPKRCGHLDGKQVVDEDTVVKRIRAAVDGRRDPNLLIMARTDIRAIDGLQASIDRAKALVDAGADAIFPEAMRDLSEFEAVRAAIDVPVLANMTEFGKSELFTTQQLTDVGVNIVIYPVSLLRLAMGAAERGLDTITEHGSLTPMLGEMQHRADLYELLDYSSYNAFDDNIFNFQVTK from the coding sequence ATGCTGTACGCCTCACTGACCGCCGCCGAAAAGCGGGCGAATTTTCGGGCCGAGCTCGCGACGGGCAAACTCTTGCGGATTCCCGGGGCCTTCAACCCGCTGAGCGCCAGGCTCATCGAGCGAAAGGGCTTTGACGGGGTGTATATCTCCGGCGCGGTTCTTTCTGCCGATCTTGGGCTGCCCGACATCGGCCTCACGACCCTCACCGAGGTCGCAGGCCGCAGCCAGCAGATCGCGCGCATGACCAACCTGCCAGCGCTTGTTGACGCCGACACCGGGTTCGGCGAGCCAATGAACGTGGCTCGTACCGTGCAGACGCTCGAGGATGCCGGGGTCGCCGGCCTGCACATCGAAGACCAGGTTAACCCCAAGCGCTGCGGGCACCTTGACGGTAAACAGGTGGTTGACGAGGATACGGTGGTCAAGCGCATCCGCGCGGCAGTTGATGGTCGAAGAGACCCGAATCTCCTCATCATGGCGCGCACCGATATTCGGGCGATTGACGGGCTGCAGGCATCCATCGACCGGGCGAAGGCGCTCGTGGATGCGGGGGCCGACGCGATCTTCCCCGAGGCCATGCGCGACCTGAGCGAGTTTGAGGCGGTGCGTGCCGCGATTGACGTGCCGGTGCTCGCCAACATGACCGAGTTTGGCAAGAGCGAGCTGTTTACGACGCAGCAACTCACCGACGTTGGAGTGAACATCGTCATCTATCCGGTGTCGCTGTTGCGCCTGGCGATGGGGGCGGCCGAGCGCGGGCTCGACACGATCACCGAGCACGGCAGTCTGACTCCGATGCTCGGCGAGATGCAACACCGTGCTGACCTCTACGAGCTGCTCGACTACAGTTCGTATAACGCCTTCGACGACAACATCTTCAACTTTCAAGTAACGAAGTAA
- a CDS encoding NAD(P)-dependent malic enzyme yields the protein MTNATTLTTTLNPAAPTTEPISNGEIFAAHSGGKLTVTSRIPLDSKRNLSIAYTPGVAKVSQAIADTPEDTREYTWAERLVVVVSNGTAVLGLGDIGARASLPVMEGKSALFTEFSGLNSIPLVTESKSIDEIVKMLVMLRPSFGAVNLEDFAAPDCFELERRLIEELDCPVMHDDQHGTAVVSLAALKNATRITGRKLEDNRIVILGVGAAGVAIAKILLNCGVKDVVLVDSRGIVSTDRTDLTPEKQALSTRTNPRGLTGGIDEALTGAHAVIGVSSTTISEASLALMEEGPIVFGLSNPNPEVSPELAARYAAVYATGRSDYPNQINNVLAFPGIFRGALDSGATKITEDMKLAAAQAIADLVGDDVRADYIVPSPLDPRVAEAVAAAVEKSQRDNG from the coding sequence ATGACAAACGCAACAACGCTCACAACAACGCTCAACCCTGCGGCACCCACAACAGAGCCCATCAGCAACGGCGAAATCTTTGCAGCCCACAGCGGCGGCAAGCTCACCGTGACCAGCCGCATCCCGCTCGACAGCAAGCGCAACCTCTCGATCGCCTACACGCCAGGAGTTGCAAAGGTCAGCCAGGCCATCGCCGACACCCCAGAGGACACGCGCGAATACACCTGGGCAGAACGGCTCGTTGTTGTGGTCAGTAACGGCACCGCCGTGCTTGGGCTTGGCGACATTGGGGCACGCGCCTCGCTTCCGGTCATGGAGGGAAAATCGGCGCTCTTCACCGAGTTCTCTGGTCTCAACTCCATCCCCCTTGTGACCGAAAGCAAGAGCATCGACGAGATCGTGAAGATGCTTGTCATGCTTCGCCCGAGCTTTGGGGCCGTCAACCTCGAAGACTTTGCGGCGCCGGACTGCTTCGAACTCGAACGACGCCTCATCGAAGAACTTGACTGCCCTGTCATGCACGACGACCAGCACGGAACCGCCGTTGTGAGTCTCGCAGCGCTCAAGAACGCCACCCGCATCACTGGCCGCAAGCTCGAAGACAACCGCATCGTCATCCTCGGCGTTGGTGCGGCCGGCGTTGCCATCGCCAAAATCCTGCTCAACTGCGGGGTCAAGGATGTTGTGCTTGTTGACTCGCGGGGCATCGTTTCAACCGATCGCACCGACCTCACCCCCGAAAAGCAAGCACTCTCCACCCGCACAAACCCCCGCGGCCTCACCGGCGGCATCGACGAAGCACTCACTGGGGCACACGCCGTCATCGGGGTCTCGTCGACGACCATCAGCGAGGCATCCCTTGCCCTGATGGAAGAGGGCCCTATTGTCTTTGGCCTCTCGAACCCCAACCCAGAAGTATCGCCAGAGCTCGCAGCGCGCTATGCGGCTGTCTACGCGACCGGCCGAAGTGACTACCCAAACCAGATTAACAATGTGCTTGCCTTCCCCGGAATCTTCCGCGGCGCGCTCGACTCCGGTGCCACAAAAATCACCGAAGACATGAAACTCGCTGCGGCGCAGGCAATCGCCGACCTGGTTGGCGACGACGTGCGCGCCGACTACATTGTTCCGAGCCCCCTCGACCCGCGCGTTGCAGAGGCAGTCGCTGCTGCGGTCGAGAAGTCGCAGCGCGACAACGGCTAA
- a CDS encoding MmgE/PrpD family protein, with translation MVQLHPVRVHRSDENLPREEQLAWKIAQVATDPVEVTADVTDMVINRVIDNAAVAAASLTRKPVTSARAQSLSHPASTGGSGSTVFGEDAEVRVSPEWAAWANGVAVRELDYHDTFLSADYSHPGDNIPPITAVAQHLAAGRNLTGRDLVRGIATGYEIQVDLVKAICLHEHKIDHVAHLGPSAAAGIGTLLGLDAPTIYQAVGQALHTTTATRQSRKGEISSWKAHAPAFAGKMAVEAVDRAMRGETSPTPIYEGEDGVIAWMLSGPDARYEVPLPTQGEAKRAILDTYTKEHSAEYQAQAWIDLARKLHNEHPELGDWSAVERVIIRTSHHTHYVIGSGANDPQKYDPTASRETLDHSIPYIFAVALQDGSWHHEASYAPERAGRPDTVSLWNKIVTEEDAEWTRRYHSLDPAEKAFGGSVEIVLADGTVIRDEIAVADAHPLGARPFAREQYVAKFRTLAENVLEQSEIERFLDVAQRLPELTGAELAGLTIVGKPGLLASVNTPKGLF, from the coding sequence ATGGTTCAGCTTCACCCCGTACGCGTTCACCGCAGCGATGAGAACCTGCCCCGCGAAGAACAGCTGGCGTGGAAGATCGCGCAGGTTGCAACCGACCCAGTAGAGGTCACCGCAGACGTCACCGACATGGTCATCAACAGGGTGATCGACAACGCAGCCGTTGCAGCGGCATCCCTCACCCGCAAGCCCGTCACCTCGGCACGCGCGCAGTCGCTCAGCCACCCGGCGAGCACCGGCGGCAGCGGCTCAACGGTCTTTGGCGAGGATGCCGAAGTTCGGGTTTCGCCGGAGTGGGCGGCCTGGGCCAATGGGGTCGCCGTGCGCGAGCTTGATTACCACGACACGTTCCTCTCTGCCGACTATTCGCACCCCGGCGACAACATTCCGCCCATTACCGCGGTTGCCCAGCACCTCGCCGCAGGACGCAATCTCACCGGCCGCGATCTCGTTCGCGGCATTGCGACGGGCTACGAGATCCAGGTTGATCTGGTGAAAGCGATCTGCCTACACGAGCACAAGATCGACCACGTTGCCCACCTTGGGCCGAGCGCCGCGGCCGGCATCGGAACCCTGCTTGGCCTGGATGCCCCCACCATCTACCAGGCCGTCGGCCAGGCCCTGCACACGACCACCGCGACCCGCCAGTCGCGCAAGGGCGAGATCAGTAGCTGGAAGGCGCACGCGCCAGCCTTCGCCGGCAAGATGGCTGTTGAAGCGGTTGACCGAGCCATGCGCGGCGAGACCAGCCCAACCCCTATCTATGAGGGCGAGGATGGCGTCATTGCTTGGATGCTCAGCGGCCCGGACGCCCGCTACGAGGTTCCCCTGCCAACACAGGGCGAGGCCAAGCGCGCCATCCTCGACACGTACACGAAGGAGCATTCGGCCGAGTACCAGGCACAGGCCTGGATCGACCTCGCGCGCAAGCTGCACAACGAGCATCCAGAGCTTGGCGACTGGTCGGCAGTGGAGCGCGTGATCATCCGCACGAGCCACCACACGCACTACGTGATCGGCTCCGGCGCCAACGACCCGCAGAAGTACGACCCCACTGCGTCCCGCGAGACCCTCGACCACTCGATTCCGTACATCTTTGCGGTCGCGCTGCAAGACGGCAGCTGGCATCACGAGGCATCATACGCCCCGGAGCGCGCCGGCCGCCCCGACACGGTCAGCCTGTGGAACAAGATTGTGACGGAAGAGGATGCCGAATGGACGCGCCGCTACCATTCCCTCGACCCTGCCGAGAAGGCCTTTGGCGGCTCGGTTGAAATAGTGCTGGCCGACGGAACCGTCATCCGCGATGAGATTGCCGTTGCCGATGCGCATCCCCTCGGGGCACGGCCCTTCGCCCGCGAGCAGTACGTGGCCAAGTTCCGCACGCTTGCCGAGAACGTGCTTGAGCAGTCAGAGATCGAGCGTTTCCTCGACGTCGCTCAGCGCCTGCCAGAGCTGACCGGTGCCGAACTTGCTGGCCTCACAATCGTTGGTAAGCCCGGGCTGCTCGCCTCGGTCAACACCCCGAAGGGACTCTTCTAA